A stretch of the Hydra vulgaris chromosome 09, alternate assembly HydraT2T_AEP genome encodes the following:
- the LOC101238567 gene encoding denticleless protein homolog isoform X3, with the protein MPSDINFVLRRSYVPFITYQTKVFAANRLVENLSSCLDDEYHIEGEMGMPLPPFVAKFSDELLHGNMLGVADEDGHVKLIDSRKTKNSSLVKEWSAHSNAVFDIAWVNNDTKMATASGDQTARVWDIEKSETTAIFRGHTCSLKSVAVQPNSSAVFLTGARDGNIMSWDTRCYMKNGFYNPVNTITNAHCIQQNSQLPVKQRKSRRNSMYNSTDLKTSVTAALFQNENIIISSGACDGALKYWDIRKVYTVHKGEPVAYHVIQFPGKSHRKHGYTSLVLNSTSSRLYAVCTNDVVYEYSTSNMSSTPLSIYEGLQSSSFYVKAALSPDDGFLLCGSNDCQAYIWKTNSSDKRPWVLKGHHGEVTSVTWSPNLGDKVVTCSDDNTFKIWRLFQDSSKIQITGTCEKKESQPVVTLDDILPGPVSLENKTLLKNCSCLPLHISSNQKLHASWTFDQRCSIFEKMKSKLLEESHFTSMTPKTPTLNNTSATNQYFTPMLNNVESATNQYFTPKAARMTSYTPFLKLSTPNNLMTKARSLPATCNIESSVPKTTCSSLETWLKSINTNMRLVSDIGSKNCESTKEVLSNSSQNIISNLTSNRTNLGGVKEGINKTNVKYKKLDINMVNRRDVLSLNIAELFLSGKRKRQSDGTAQCLKQSKKDKENITSESSCSISRDDNRGVVPRIKDLLDHAEDSSQT; encoded by the exons atgCCATTACCACCTTTTGTAGCAAAGTTTAGTGATG AACTCTTGCATGGAAATATGCTTGGTGTTGCTGATGAAGATGGGCATGTGAAGCTTATTGAttctagaaaaacaaaaaacagttcTTTGGTTAAAG aatGGTCTGCACATTCCAATGCTGTTTTTGATATTGCTTGGGTAAATAATGACACAAAAATG gcTACTGCTTCAGGTGATCAAACTGCAAGAGTATGGGATATTGAAAAATCAGAAACAACTGCTATTTTTCGTGGTCACACTTGCAGCTTGAAATCAGTGGCTGTGCAACCCAATAGTAGTG ctGTTTTTTTAACTGGTGCGAGAGATGGCAACATTATGTCATGGGACACCAGATGCTATATGAAAAATGGTTTTTACAATCCagttaatacaataacaaatGCTCATTGTATCCAACAAAACTCTCAGTTGCCTGTAAAGCAAAGAAAGTCTCGTCGCAATTCTATGTATAATTCAACT gACCTGAAGACAAGTGTAACAGCAGctttgtttcaaaatgaaaacattattATATCTTCTGGCGCATGTGATGGTGCTCTCAAATATTGGGATATCCGCAAGGTCTATACAGTTCATAAAGGTGAACCAGTTGCATACCATGTTATTCAATTTCCTGGAAAAAGTCATCGTAAACATG GCTATACATCCTTAGTTCTTAATTCTACATCTTCCAGACTGTATGCTGTTTGTACAAATGATGTTGTATATGAATACTCTACTTCTAATATGTCTTCTACACCTTTATCAATTTATGAAGGACTACAATCATCATCCTTTTATGTTAAAGCAGCTTTGTCACCTGATGATGG atttttattatgtGGTTCAAACGACTGTCAAGCATATATCTGGAAGACAAATTCATCTGATAAACGCCCTTGGGTTTTAAAAGGTCATCATGGTGAAGTAACTAGTGTTACATGGTCGCCAAATCTAGGAGATAAG gtTGTTACTTGTTCAGATGATAACACTTTTAAAATCTg gcgATTGTTTCAAGATAGTTCTAAAATCCAAATAACAGGAACTTGTGAGAAAAAAGAATCTCAGCCAGTTGTAACACTTGATGACATATTACCTGGACCgg tttctctTGAAAATAagactttgttaaaaaattgttcttgTCTACCTTTGCATATCAGTTCTAATCAAAAACTTCATGCAAGTTGGACATTTGATCAAAGATgttctatttttgaaaaaatgaaaagtaaattgTTAG aagaatcTCATTTCACATCGATGACGCCGAAAACTCCAACGTTGAATAATACATCTGCTACAAATCAATACTTTACTCCAATGTTAAATAATGTTGAATCTGCTACAAATCAATACTTTACTCCAAAAGCTGCTCGTATGACAAGTTAcacaccatttttaaaactttcaactcCTAATAATCTTATGACAAAAGCGCGGTCACTTCCTGCTACTTGCAATATTGAAAGTTCTGTACCTAAAACAACTTGTTCATCTTTAGAAACATGGTTAAAGTCTATAAATACAAACATGCGTTTAGTTAGTgatattggttcaaaaaattgCGAGTCGACAAAGGAAGTACTGTCAAACTCTTCACAAAACATTATATCTAATCTCACTTCGAATCGCACAAACCTTGGTGGTGTTAAAGAGggaataaacaaaacaaacgttaaatacaaaaaattagatataaacATGGTAAACAGACGCGAcgttttatctttaaatattgcaGAACTATTTCTTTCAGGAAAGCGGAAGCGTCAGTCTGATGGAACTGCACAGTGTTTAAAACAATCTAAGAAAGATAAGGAAAACATTACGTCCGAAAGTTCTTGCTCGATTAGCCGTGATGACAATAGAGGAGTAGTACCtagaattaaagatttattagatCACGCAGAAGACTCCTCTCAaacttga
- the LOC101238567 gene encoding denticleless protein homolog isoform X5 gives MGMPLPPFVAKFSDELLHGNMLGVADEDGHVKLIDSRKTKNSSLVKEWSAHSNAVFDIAWVNNDTKMATASGDQTARVWDIEKSETTAIFRGHTCSLKSVAVQPNSSAVFLTGARDGNIMSWDTRCYMKNGFYNPVNTITNAHCIQQNSQLPVKQRKSRRNSMYNSTDLKTSVTAALFQNENIIISSGACDGALKYWDIRKVYTVHKGEPVAYHVIQFPGKSHRKHGYTSLVLNSTSSRLYAVCTNDVVYEYSTSNMSSTPLSIYEGLQSSSFYVKAALSPDDGFLLCGSNDCQAYIWKTNSSDKRPWVLKGHHGEVTSVTWSPNLGDKVVTCSDDNTFKIWRLFQDSSKIQITGTCEKKESQPVVTLDDILPGPVSLENKTLLKNCSCLPLHISSNQKLHASWTFDQRCSIFEKMKSKLLEESHFTSMTPKTPTLNNTSATNQYFTPMLNNVESATNQYFTPKAARMTSYTPFLKLSTPNNLMTKARSLPATCNIESSVPKTTCSSLETWLKSINTNMRLVSDIGSKNCESTKEVLSNSSQNIISNLTSNRTNLGGVKEGINKTNVKYKKLDINMVNRRDVLSLNIAELFLSGKRKRQSDGTAQCLKQSKKDKENITSESSCSISRDDNRGVVPRIKDLLDHAEDSSQT, from the exons atgCCATTACCACCTTTTGTAGCAAAGTTTAGTGATG AACTCTTGCATGGAAATATGCTTGGTGTTGCTGATGAAGATGGGCATGTGAAGCTTATTGAttctagaaaaacaaaaaacagttcTTTGGTTAAAG aatGGTCTGCACATTCCAATGCTGTTTTTGATATTGCTTGGGTAAATAATGACACAAAAATG gcTACTGCTTCAGGTGATCAAACTGCAAGAGTATGGGATATTGAAAAATCAGAAACAACTGCTATTTTTCGTGGTCACACTTGCAGCTTGAAATCAGTGGCTGTGCAACCCAATAGTAGTG ctGTTTTTTTAACTGGTGCGAGAGATGGCAACATTATGTCATGGGACACCAGATGCTATATGAAAAATGGTTTTTACAATCCagttaatacaataacaaatGCTCATTGTATCCAACAAAACTCTCAGTTGCCTGTAAAGCAAAGAAAGTCTCGTCGCAATTCTATGTATAATTCAACT gACCTGAAGACAAGTGTAACAGCAGctttgtttcaaaatgaaaacattattATATCTTCTGGCGCATGTGATGGTGCTCTCAAATATTGGGATATCCGCAAGGTCTATACAGTTCATAAAGGTGAACCAGTTGCATACCATGTTATTCAATTTCCTGGAAAAAGTCATCGTAAACATG GCTATACATCCTTAGTTCTTAATTCTACATCTTCCAGACTGTATGCTGTTTGTACAAATGATGTTGTATATGAATACTCTACTTCTAATATGTCTTCTACACCTTTATCAATTTATGAAGGACTACAATCATCATCCTTTTATGTTAAAGCAGCTTTGTCACCTGATGATGG atttttattatgtGGTTCAAACGACTGTCAAGCATATATCTGGAAGACAAATTCATCTGATAAACGCCCTTGGGTTTTAAAAGGTCATCATGGTGAAGTAACTAGTGTTACATGGTCGCCAAATCTAGGAGATAAG gtTGTTACTTGTTCAGATGATAACACTTTTAAAATCTg gcgATTGTTTCAAGATAGTTCTAAAATCCAAATAACAGGAACTTGTGAGAAAAAAGAATCTCAGCCAGTTGTAACACTTGATGACATATTACCTGGACCgg tttctctTGAAAATAagactttgttaaaaaattgttcttgTCTACCTTTGCATATCAGTTCTAATCAAAAACTTCATGCAAGTTGGACATTTGATCAAAGATgttctatttttgaaaaaatgaaaagtaaattgTTAG aagaatcTCATTTCACATCGATGACGCCGAAAACTCCAACGTTGAATAATACATCTGCTACAAATCAATACTTTACTCCAATGTTAAATAATGTTGAATCTGCTACAAATCAATACTTTACTCCAAAAGCTGCTCGTATGACAAGTTAcacaccatttttaaaactttcaactcCTAATAATCTTATGACAAAAGCGCGGTCACTTCCTGCTACTTGCAATATTGAAAGTTCTGTACCTAAAACAACTTGTTCATCTTTAGAAACATGGTTAAAGTCTATAAATACAAACATGCGTTTAGTTAGTgatattggttcaaaaaattgCGAGTCGACAAAGGAAGTACTGTCAAACTCTTCACAAAACATTATATCTAATCTCACTTCGAATCGCACAAACCTTGGTGGTGTTAAAGAGggaataaacaaaacaaacgttaaatacaaaaaattagatataaacATGGTAAACAGACGCGAcgttttatctttaaatattgcaGAACTATTTCTTTCAGGAAAGCGGAAGCGTCAGTCTGATGGAACTGCACAGTGTTTAAAACAATCTAAGAAAGATAAGGAAAACATTACGTCCGAAAGTTCTTGCTCGATTAGCCGTGATGACAATAGAGGAGTAGTACCtagaattaaagatttattagatCACGCAGAAGACTCCTCTCAaacttga
- the LOC101238567 gene encoding denticleless protein homolog isoform X4 — protein MPSDINFVLRRSYVPFITYQTKVFAANRLVENLSSCLDDEYHIEGEMGMPLPPFVAKFSDELLHGNMLGVADEDGHVKLIDSRKTKNSSLVKEWSAHSNAVFDIAWVNNDTKMATASGDQTARVWDIEKSETTAIFRGHTCSLKSVAVQPNSSAVFLTGARDGNIMSWDTRCYMKNGFYNPVNTITNAHCIQQNSQLPVKQRKSRRNSMYNSTDLKTSVTAALFQNENIIISSGACDGALKYWDIRKVYTVHKGEPVAYHVIQFPGKSHRKHGYTSLVLNSTSSRLYAVCTNDVVYEYSTSNMSSTPLSIYEGLQSSSFYVKAALSPDDGFLLCGSNDCQAYIWKTNSSDKRPWVLKGHHGEVTSVTWSPNLGDKVVTCSDDNTFKIWRLFQDSSKIQITGTCEKKESQPVVTLDDILPGPVSLENKTLLKNCSCLPLHISSNQKLHASWTFDQRCSIFEKMKKESHFTSMTPKTPTLNNTSATNQYFTPMLNNVESATNQYFTPKAARMTSYTPFLKLSTPNNLMTKARSLPATCNIESSVPKTTCSSLETWLKSINTNMRLVSDIGSKNCESTKEVLSNSSQNIISNLTSNRTNLGGVKEGINKTNVKYKKLDINMVNRRDVLSLNIAELFLSGKRKRQSDGTAQCLKQSKKDKENITSESSCSISRDDNRGVVPRIKDLLDHAEDSSQT, from the exons atgCCATTACCACCTTTTGTAGCAAAGTTTAGTGATG AACTCTTGCATGGAAATATGCTTGGTGTTGCTGATGAAGATGGGCATGTGAAGCTTATTGAttctagaaaaacaaaaaacagttcTTTGGTTAAAG aatGGTCTGCACATTCCAATGCTGTTTTTGATATTGCTTGGGTAAATAATGACACAAAAATG gcTACTGCTTCAGGTGATCAAACTGCAAGAGTATGGGATATTGAAAAATCAGAAACAACTGCTATTTTTCGTGGTCACACTTGCAGCTTGAAATCAGTGGCTGTGCAACCCAATAGTAGTG ctGTTTTTTTAACTGGTGCGAGAGATGGCAACATTATGTCATGGGACACCAGATGCTATATGAAAAATGGTTTTTACAATCCagttaatacaataacaaatGCTCATTGTATCCAACAAAACTCTCAGTTGCCTGTAAAGCAAAGAAAGTCTCGTCGCAATTCTATGTATAATTCAACT gACCTGAAGACAAGTGTAACAGCAGctttgtttcaaaatgaaaacattattATATCTTCTGGCGCATGTGATGGTGCTCTCAAATATTGGGATATCCGCAAGGTCTATACAGTTCATAAAGGTGAACCAGTTGCATACCATGTTATTCAATTTCCTGGAAAAAGTCATCGTAAACATG GCTATACATCCTTAGTTCTTAATTCTACATCTTCCAGACTGTATGCTGTTTGTACAAATGATGTTGTATATGAATACTCTACTTCTAATATGTCTTCTACACCTTTATCAATTTATGAAGGACTACAATCATCATCCTTTTATGTTAAAGCAGCTTTGTCACCTGATGATGG atttttattatgtGGTTCAAACGACTGTCAAGCATATATCTGGAAGACAAATTCATCTGATAAACGCCCTTGGGTTTTAAAAGGTCATCATGGTGAAGTAACTAGTGTTACATGGTCGCCAAATCTAGGAGATAAG gtTGTTACTTGTTCAGATGATAACACTTTTAAAATCTg gcgATTGTTTCAAGATAGTTCTAAAATCCAAATAACAGGAACTTGTGAGAAAAAAGAATCTCAGCCAGTTGTAACACTTGATGACATATTACCTGGACCgg tttctctTGAAAATAagactttgttaaaaaattgttcttgTCTACCTTTGCATATCAGTTCTAATCAAAAACTTCATGCAAGTTGGACATTTGATCAAAGATgttctatttttgaaaaaatgaaaa aagaatcTCATTTCACATCGATGACGCCGAAAACTCCAACGTTGAATAATACATCTGCTACAAATCAATACTTTACTCCAATGTTAAATAATGTTGAATCTGCTACAAATCAATACTTTACTCCAAAAGCTGCTCGTATGACAAGTTAcacaccatttttaaaactttcaactcCTAATAATCTTATGACAAAAGCGCGGTCACTTCCTGCTACTTGCAATATTGAAAGTTCTGTACCTAAAACAACTTGTTCATCTTTAGAAACATGGTTAAAGTCTATAAATACAAACATGCGTTTAGTTAGTgatattggttcaaaaaattgCGAGTCGACAAAGGAAGTACTGTCAAACTCTTCACAAAACATTATATCTAATCTCACTTCGAATCGCACAAACCTTGGTGGTGTTAAAGAGggaataaacaaaacaaacgttaaatacaaaaaattagatataaacATGGTAAACAGACGCGAcgttttatctttaaatattgcaGAACTATTTCTTTCAGGAAAGCGGAAGCGTCAGTCTGATGGAACTGCACAGTGTTTAAAACAATCTAAGAAAGATAAGGAAAACATTACGTCCGAAAGTTCTTGCTCGATTAGCCGTGATGACAATAGAGGAGTAGTACCtagaattaaagatttattagatCACGCAGAAGACTCCTCTCAaacttga
- the LOC101238567 gene encoding denticleless protein homolog isoform X6, with protein MPSDINFVLRRSYVPFITYQTKVFAANRLVENLSSCLDDEYHIEGEMGMPLPPFVAKFSDELLHGNMLGVADEDGHVKLIDSRKTKNSSLVKEWSAHSNAVFDIAWVNNDTKMATASGDQTARVWDIEKSETTAIFRGHTCSLKSVAVQPNSSAVFLTGARDGNIMSWDTRCYMKNGFYNPVNTITNAHCIQQNSQLPVKQRKSRRNSMYNSTDLKTSVTAALFQNENIIISSGACDGALKYWDIRKVYTVHKGEPVAYHVIQFPGKSHRKHGYTSLVLNSTSSRLYAVCTNDVVYEYSTSNMSSTPLSIYEGLQSSSFYVKAALSPDDGFLLCGSNDCQAYIWKTNSSDKRPWVLKGHHGEVTSVTWSPNLGDKVVTCSDDNTFKIWRLFQDSSKIQITGTCEKKESQPVVTLDDILPGPEESHFTSMTPKTPTLNNTSATNQYFTPMLNNVESATNQYFTPKAARMTSYTPFLKLSTPNNLMTKARSLPATCNIESSVPKTTCSSLETWLKSINTNMRLVSDIGSKNCESTKEVLSNSSQNIISNLTSNRTNLGGVKEGINKTNVKYKKLDINMVNRRDVLSLNIAELFLSGKRKRQSDGTAQCLKQSKKDKENITSESSCSISRDDNRGVVPRIKDLLDHAEDSSQT; from the exons atgCCATTACCACCTTTTGTAGCAAAGTTTAGTGATG AACTCTTGCATGGAAATATGCTTGGTGTTGCTGATGAAGATGGGCATGTGAAGCTTATTGAttctagaaaaacaaaaaacagttcTTTGGTTAAAG aatGGTCTGCACATTCCAATGCTGTTTTTGATATTGCTTGGGTAAATAATGACACAAAAATG gcTACTGCTTCAGGTGATCAAACTGCAAGAGTATGGGATATTGAAAAATCAGAAACAACTGCTATTTTTCGTGGTCACACTTGCAGCTTGAAATCAGTGGCTGTGCAACCCAATAGTAGTG ctGTTTTTTTAACTGGTGCGAGAGATGGCAACATTATGTCATGGGACACCAGATGCTATATGAAAAATGGTTTTTACAATCCagttaatacaataacaaatGCTCATTGTATCCAACAAAACTCTCAGTTGCCTGTAAAGCAAAGAAAGTCTCGTCGCAATTCTATGTATAATTCAACT gACCTGAAGACAAGTGTAACAGCAGctttgtttcaaaatgaaaacattattATATCTTCTGGCGCATGTGATGGTGCTCTCAAATATTGGGATATCCGCAAGGTCTATACAGTTCATAAAGGTGAACCAGTTGCATACCATGTTATTCAATTTCCTGGAAAAAGTCATCGTAAACATG GCTATACATCCTTAGTTCTTAATTCTACATCTTCCAGACTGTATGCTGTTTGTACAAATGATGTTGTATATGAATACTCTACTTCTAATATGTCTTCTACACCTTTATCAATTTATGAAGGACTACAATCATCATCCTTTTATGTTAAAGCAGCTTTGTCACCTGATGATGG atttttattatgtGGTTCAAACGACTGTCAAGCATATATCTGGAAGACAAATTCATCTGATAAACGCCCTTGGGTTTTAAAAGGTCATCATGGTGAAGTAACTAGTGTTACATGGTCGCCAAATCTAGGAGATAAG gtTGTTACTTGTTCAGATGATAACACTTTTAAAATCTg gcgATTGTTTCAAGATAGTTCTAAAATCCAAATAACAGGAACTTGTGAGAAAAAAGAATCTCAGCCAGTTGTAACACTTGATGACATATTACCTGGACCgg aagaatcTCATTTCACATCGATGACGCCGAAAACTCCAACGTTGAATAATACATCTGCTACAAATCAATACTTTACTCCAATGTTAAATAATGTTGAATCTGCTACAAATCAATACTTTACTCCAAAAGCTGCTCGTATGACAAGTTAcacaccatttttaaaactttcaactcCTAATAATCTTATGACAAAAGCGCGGTCACTTCCTGCTACTTGCAATATTGAAAGTTCTGTACCTAAAACAACTTGTTCATCTTTAGAAACATGGTTAAAGTCTATAAATACAAACATGCGTTTAGTTAGTgatattggttcaaaaaattgCGAGTCGACAAAGGAAGTACTGTCAAACTCTTCACAAAACATTATATCTAATCTCACTTCGAATCGCACAAACCTTGGTGGTGTTAAAGAGggaataaacaaaacaaacgttaaatacaaaaaattagatataaacATGGTAAACAGACGCGAcgttttatctttaaatattgcaGAACTATTTCTTTCAGGAAAGCGGAAGCGTCAGTCTGATGGAACTGCACAGTGTTTAAAACAATCTAAGAAAGATAAGGAAAACATTACGTCCGAAAGTTCTTGCTCGATTAGCCGTGATGACAATAGAGGAGTAGTACCtagaattaaagatttattagatCACGCAGAAGACTCCTCTCAaacttga
- the LOC101238567 gene encoding denticleless protein homolog isoform X7, producing the protein MGMPLPPFVAKFSDELLHGNMLGVADEDGHVKLIDSRKTKNSSLVKEWSAHSNAVFDIAWVNNDTKMATASGDQTARVWDIEKSETTAIFRGHTCSLKSVAVQPNSSAVFLTGARDGNIMSWDTRCYMKNGFYNPVNTITNAHCIQQNSQLPVKQRKSRRNSMYNSTDLKTSVTAALFQNENIIISSGACDGALKYWDIRKVYTVHKGEPVAYHVIQFPGKSHRKHGYTSLVLNSTSSRLYAVCTNDVVYEYSTSNMSSTPLSIYEGLQSSSFYVKAALSPDDGFLLCGSNDCQAYIWKTNSSDKRPWVLKGHHGEVTSVTWSPNLGDKVVTCSDDNTFKIWRLFQDSSKIQITGTCEKKESQPVVTLDDILPGPVSLENKTLLKNCSCLPLHISSNQKLHASWTFDQRCSIFEKMKKESHFTSMTPKTPTLNNTSATNQYFTPMLNNVESATNQYFTPKAARMTSYTPFLKLSTPNNLMTKARSLPATCNIESSVPKTTCSSLETWLKSINTNMRLVSDIGSKNCESTKEVLSNSSQNIISNLTSNRTNLGGVKEGINKTNVKYKKLDINMVNRRDVLSLNIAELFLSGKRKRQSDGTAQCLKQSKKDKENITSESSCSISRDDNRGVVPRIKDLLDHAEDSSQT; encoded by the exons atgCCATTACCACCTTTTGTAGCAAAGTTTAGTGATG AACTCTTGCATGGAAATATGCTTGGTGTTGCTGATGAAGATGGGCATGTGAAGCTTATTGAttctagaaaaacaaaaaacagttcTTTGGTTAAAG aatGGTCTGCACATTCCAATGCTGTTTTTGATATTGCTTGGGTAAATAATGACACAAAAATG gcTACTGCTTCAGGTGATCAAACTGCAAGAGTATGGGATATTGAAAAATCAGAAACAACTGCTATTTTTCGTGGTCACACTTGCAGCTTGAAATCAGTGGCTGTGCAACCCAATAGTAGTG ctGTTTTTTTAACTGGTGCGAGAGATGGCAACATTATGTCATGGGACACCAGATGCTATATGAAAAATGGTTTTTACAATCCagttaatacaataacaaatGCTCATTGTATCCAACAAAACTCTCAGTTGCCTGTAAAGCAAAGAAAGTCTCGTCGCAATTCTATGTATAATTCAACT gACCTGAAGACAAGTGTAACAGCAGctttgtttcaaaatgaaaacattattATATCTTCTGGCGCATGTGATGGTGCTCTCAAATATTGGGATATCCGCAAGGTCTATACAGTTCATAAAGGTGAACCAGTTGCATACCATGTTATTCAATTTCCTGGAAAAAGTCATCGTAAACATG GCTATACATCCTTAGTTCTTAATTCTACATCTTCCAGACTGTATGCTGTTTGTACAAATGATGTTGTATATGAATACTCTACTTCTAATATGTCTTCTACACCTTTATCAATTTATGAAGGACTACAATCATCATCCTTTTATGTTAAAGCAGCTTTGTCACCTGATGATGG atttttattatgtGGTTCAAACGACTGTCAAGCATATATCTGGAAGACAAATTCATCTGATAAACGCCCTTGGGTTTTAAAAGGTCATCATGGTGAAGTAACTAGTGTTACATGGTCGCCAAATCTAGGAGATAAG gtTGTTACTTGTTCAGATGATAACACTTTTAAAATCTg gcgATTGTTTCAAGATAGTTCTAAAATCCAAATAACAGGAACTTGTGAGAAAAAAGAATCTCAGCCAGTTGTAACACTTGATGACATATTACCTGGACCgg tttctctTGAAAATAagactttgttaaaaaattgttcttgTCTACCTTTGCATATCAGTTCTAATCAAAAACTTCATGCAAGTTGGACATTTGATCAAAGATgttctatttttgaaaaaatgaaaa aagaatcTCATTTCACATCGATGACGCCGAAAACTCCAACGTTGAATAATACATCTGCTACAAATCAATACTTTACTCCAATGTTAAATAATGTTGAATCTGCTACAAATCAATACTTTACTCCAAAAGCTGCTCGTATGACAAGTTAcacaccatttttaaaactttcaactcCTAATAATCTTATGACAAAAGCGCGGTCACTTCCTGCTACTTGCAATATTGAAAGTTCTGTACCTAAAACAACTTGTTCATCTTTAGAAACATGGTTAAAGTCTATAAATACAAACATGCGTTTAGTTAGTgatattggttcaaaaaattgCGAGTCGACAAAGGAAGTACTGTCAAACTCTTCACAAAACATTATATCTAATCTCACTTCGAATCGCACAAACCTTGGTGGTGTTAAAGAGggaataaacaaaacaaacgttaaatacaaaaaattagatataaacATGGTAAACAGACGCGAcgttttatctttaaatattgcaGAACTATTTCTTTCAGGAAAGCGGAAGCGTCAGTCTGATGGAACTGCACAGTGTTTAAAACAATCTAAGAAAGATAAGGAAAACATTACGTCCGAAAGTTCTTGCTCGATTAGCCGTGATGACAATAGAGGAGTAGTACCtagaattaaagatttattagatCACGCAGAAGACTCCTCTCAaacttga